From the Solea senegalensis isolate Sse05_10M linkage group LG16, IFAPA_SoseM_1, whole genome shotgun sequence genome, one window contains:
- the shprh gene encoding E3 ubiquitin-protein ligase SHPRH: MSSKRKKAPPVRVDEEAKKRLNWNMLDDRKNEMVQENDDQTPTCSFLSSELTPSSSSNSATEAAYTRSVQFTEELPCTSSDGTVASASLALTVVPTSKLSHVWKALIGEFGIRPAWLPPDCEQKAFALHRMGDQLCLSYSSCDDDSALQWTPDEDTCTAECSLTRIPLEDFDWLQKRRVIQLCHQKKEDSIKVGIYLLETGLGKPEFLSEGNARLKKANQVMQKLMEYFYDFIIPEVVENEEEECDTDLERQNIEELYDYVRHLHQTESQEITYDVQHKALIPVLRPYQFQAVNWMLKREKYKNTSHKEQSLHFLWREMVSLCGKKLFYNPFTGCLIREFPLAGIEWPGGILADEMGLGKTVEVLALILSHTRQDLEQETLTLPEGKSVNYFVPPPPLERKKVIRCKPEVQPKIKISYPAVRVMLLTAIKEMRSGKGASVNAVFTYIRATYSYDLLKNRNHIRKTLEKLIDEGLVDRVKGRGLAGSFKLGKNFKEIKKKLAGASKSISKATEGTPRKMFQRRAKEKAEAALQNALTEDERDLSPLTSDCPAPEDRETKEEWDEGLNETTAQSDNTLDVSTASLEMSHDKSESDTHEVSRMNDLLDTQEETKTPTRASRVPFNTPDYRFECICGELGIVDYKARVQCMNCQLWQHAECVNYKEESLETTPFYCPHCLVAMKPVSTGATLIISPSSICHQWVEEINRHIRSSSLRVLVYQGVKKHGFIQPHMLAEHDVVITTYDVLRSELNYVDIPHSNSKDGRRFRNQKRYMAVPSPLVAVEWWRICLDEAQMVECPTAKAAEMALRLASVNRWCVSGTPVQRGLEDLYGLVLFLGVDPYWVKHWWHQLLYRPYRHGNTEPLYNVIAQLLWRSAKKDVIDQIQIPPQTEEVHWLRFSPVEGHFYHRQHEVCSQDALVKLRKISDWSLKLGSLDRRTVNTILCPLLRLRQACCHPQAVRGEFLPLQKSTMTMEELLKSLQKKCRVECEEAHRQLVCALNGLAGIHIIRDDFVEAVEMYREVLRSSEEHKDRLKTDSLQRLHATHNLMELLSAKHPGIPPTLRDDRLSEEAEQLRQHYMTKYDSEVADAHQALQPVLLNIKELRRKVKLNAPWWLDVIQRSIRCSTDDELVSRVKNELTSSYKQQASKLSMADKFRDACGLQFLLTTQMQDLVNSQKTVQDAVKDLEGPVSQKVIDEVTVCHLRPMRLPLNNCVFCKADELFVDYESKLFSHTVKGQTAIFEEMIEDEEGLVDDRLPTTSRGLWAASETERTLKAILSFAKAKRVDPELVEEGNTFMELFENWKKEYKVLHEYWMVLRNNVSAIDELGMATERLRVRLPDEPKPKLLHIIEPHEVEQNRVKLLNDHAVAKSQLQKKLGQLLYLTNLERSQDKSTGGLNPEPCPICARPLGQEWAVLTCGHCFCNECISIIVEQYSIGSRRRAIKCAICRQTTSHAEISYVFTTQSSSQDQDIPVKGSHSTKVEAVVRTLKKIQVTDPGAKCLVFSTWQSVLDIIAKALFDNNMEFSQINGIHKFQENLCSFKYEDKINILLLPLHTGSNGLNIIEATHVLLVEPILNPAHELQAIGRVHRIGQTKPTFVHRFLIKSTIEERMQTMLKTAEKSHTSTTMKHSEAAVLTVADLADLFTDDSEH; the protein is encoded by the exons ATGAGTAGCAAAAGAAAGAAGGCCCCTCCTGTGAGGGTCGATGAAGAGGCCAAGAAGAGGCTCAACTGGAACATGCTGGATGATCGCAAAAATGAAATGGTCCAGGAAAATGATGACCAGACACCTACCTGCTCCTTTTTGTCCAGTGAACTAACTCCCAGTAGTTCGTCAAACTCAGCCACTGAGGCTGCCTACACGCGGTCTGTCCAGTTCACAGAGGAACTCCCTTGTACGTCATCAGACGGCACTGTCGCCTCGGCCTCTCTGGCACTGACTGTTGTGCCAACTTCAAAGCTAAGTCATGTCTGGAAGGCTCTCATCGGGGAGTTCGGTATTCGGCCGGCATGGCTCCCACCAGACTGTGAACAGAAAGCATTTGCACTCCACAGAATGGGGGACCAGCTCTGCCTCAGTTACAGCAGCTGTGATGACGACTCGGCACTGCAGTGGACACCTGATGAGGACACTTGCACAGCGGAGTGCAGCCTAACTCGCATCCCACTAGAGGACTTCGACTGGCTGCAAAAGAGGAGGGTGATACAGCTCTGCCACCAGAAAAAAGAGGACTCAATAAAG GTTGGGATATACTTGCTGGAAACTGGGCTCGGGAAGCCTGAGTTCCTTAGTGAGGGAAATGCTCGTCTGAAGAAAGCAAATCAAGTCATGCAGAAGTTAATGGAGTATTTCTATGATTTCATCATCCCTG AAGTTGTTGaaaatgaggaagaggagtgtGACACCGACTTGGAGAGGCAGAATATTGAGGAGCTCTACGATTACGTCAGACATTTACACCAGACGGAGAGCCAGGAGATTACCTATGACGTCCAGCACAAGGCTCTTATTCCTGTGCTCAGACCTTATCAATTTCAAGCTGTCAACTGGATgctaaagagagaaaaatacaaaaacacttcaCATAAAG AACAATCACTGCATTTCCTCTGGAGGGAGATGGTCAGTTTGTGTGGGAAGAAGTTGTTCTACAATCCATTTACTGGCTG TTTAATACGAGAATTTCCACTGGCTGGCATCGAGTGGCCTGGTGGTATCCTGGCTGATGAGATGGGACTCGGAAAGACAGTGGAAGTCCTGGCTCTCATCTTGTCTCACACCCGGCAAGATCTGGAGCAGGAGACACTTACCTTGCCAGAG GGAAAATCTGTCAACTACTTTGTTCCTCCCCCTCCattggaaagaaagaaagtcatcCGCTGCAAGCCTGAAGTTCAGcctaaaattaaaatatcttaCCCAG CTGTGCGTGTCATGCTACTCACGGCAATAAAGGAGATGAGATCTGGAAAGGGAGCCTCAGTCAATGCTGTGTTCACTTACATCCGCGCCACTTACAGTTATGACCTGTTAAAGAACCGCAACCACATCAGGAAGACACTGGAGAAGCTGATAGACGAAGGCCTGGTTGACCGGGTTAAAGGACGTGGTCTAGCCGGGTCATTCAAGCTGGGAAAAAACTTCAAAGAAATCAAGAAGAAACTAGCAGGAGCATCCAAGTCT ATTTCAAAAGCCACAGAGGGCACACCCAGAAAAATGTTTCAGAGACGAGCAAAAGAGAAAGCAGAAGCAGCTCTTCAAAACGCTCTCACAGAAGATGAGAGAGATCTGAGTCCTCTTACATCTGACTGTCCCGCACCAGAGGACAGAGAAACCAAAGAGGAGTGGGATGAAGGTCTGAATGAGACAACAGCTCAGTCAGATAACACGTTGGATGTGTCCACAGCATCCTTAGAGATGTCTCATGATAAAAGTGAGTCAGATACACATGAGGTGTCCAGAATGAATGATCTACTCGATACCCAGGAGGAGACAAAAACCCCCACCAGAGCGTCTCGGGTTCCCTTTAACACACCAGACTACCGGTTTGAGTGCATCTGTGGTGAACTGGGCATCGTTGACTACAAGGCCCGAGTCCAGTGTATGAACTGTCAGCTGTGGCAGCATGCAGAGTGTGTGAACTACAAAGAGGAAAGCCTTGAAACGACACCTTTCTATTGCCCTCACTGCCTGGTCGCTATGAAACCTGTCTCCACTGGTGCCACCCTCATCATCTCGCCAAGCTCCATCTGCCACCAGTGGGTGGAGGAGATCAACCGACACATTAGGTCCTCTTCCCTCCGTGTGCTG GTTTATCAGGGTGTGAAGAAACATGGGTTCATCCAGCCACATATGCTCGCTGAGCATGACGTGGTCATCACCACGTACGACGTGCTGCGGTCGGAGCTCAACTACGTGGACATTCCCCACAGTAACAGCAAAGATGGACGCCGCTTCCGCAACCAAAAGCGATACATGGCTGTTCCCAGTCCTCTGGTGGCTGTGGAGTGGTGGCGCATCTGTCTGGACGAGGCTCAGATGGTTGAATGCCCAACTGCGAAG GCTGCAGAAATGGCTCTCCGTCTTGCATCTGTCAACCGCTGGTGTGTCAGCGGCACTCCAGTCCAAAGAGGCTTAGAAG aTCTGTATGGTCTTGTACTTTTCTTGGGAGTGGATCCATACTGGGTGAAGCACTGGTGGCACCAGCTGCTTTATCGCCCTTATCGACATGGAAACACAGAACCTCTGTACAATGTAATCGCTCAGTTACTCTGGCGATCTGCCAAAAAAGATGTCATCGATCAG ATCCAGATTCCTCCTCAGACAGAAGAGGTTCACTGGCTGCGCTTCTCCCCCGTTGAGGGTCACTTCTACCACCGTCAACATGAGGTCTGCTCCCAGGACGCCCTGGTCAAACTCAGGAAGATATCTGACTGGAGCCTGAAACTTGGCAGCCTGGACCGTCGCACCGTCAACACAATCCTCTGCCCACTGCTGCGTCTGCGTCAGGCCTGCTGCCATCCACAGGCTGTGAGGGGCGAGTTCCTGCCTCTGCAGAAAAG CACCATGACAATGGAGGAGCTCCTGAAGTCTCTGCAGAAGAAATGTCGAGTGGAATGTGAAGAAGCACACAGACAATTGGTGTGCGCTCTCAACGGCCTGGCTGGAATTCACATCATCAGAG ATGACTTTGTAGAGGCAGTGGAGATGTATAGAGAAGTGCTTCGCTCATCAGAGGAGCACAAAGACAGACTGAAGACGGATTCATTACAG AGACTTCATGCTACACATAATTTGATGGAACTTCTGAGTGCAAAGCACCCCGGGATACCTCCTACACTGAGAGACGACAGACTGAGTGAGGAG GCCGAGCAGCTGCGGCAGCACTACATGACCAAATATGACTCTGAGGTGGCAGACGCTCATCAGGCTCTGCAGCCAGTGTTACTGAACATCAAAGAGCTACGACGCAAA GTCAAGCTtaacgccccctggtggctggacGTGATACAGCGGTCGATCCGCTGCTCCACTGATGACGAGCTGGTGTCTCGTGTCAAGAATGAGCTTACGTCCAGCTACAAACAACAAGCCAGCAAGCTCTCCATGGCTGACAA GTTCCGTGATGCTTGCGGTTTGCAGTTCCTGCTCACCACGCAAATGCAAGATCTGGTGAATTCCCAAAAGACCGTGCAGGATGCAGTGAAGGATCTCGAAGGCCCAGTTTCACAGAAGGTGATCGATGAGGTCACTGTCTGTCACCTCAGACCCATGAGACTGCCACTCAACAA CTGCGTCTTTTGCAAAGCAGATGAACTGTTTGTAGATTACGAGTCCAAGCTGTTTTCTCACAC GGTGAAGGGTCAGACGGCCATCTTTGAGGAAATGATTGAAGACGAGGAAGGGTTGGTCGACGACCGTCTCCCCACAACCAGTCGAGGTCTCTGGGCTGCCAGTGAGACCGAGCGCACGCTGAAGGCCATTTTGTCTTTTGCCAAAGCTAAACGTGTGGATCCAGAACTGGTGGAGGAGGGCAACACTTTCATGGAGCTGTTTGAGAACTGGAAGAAGGAGTACAAG GTATTGCACGAGTACTGGATGGTGCTGCGGAATAACGTGTCGGCCATCGACGAGTTGGGAATGGCCACAGAGAGGCTACGTGTGCGTCTACCCGATGAGCCGAAGCCCAAACTCCTACACATTATTGAGCCTCATGAG GTGGAGCAGAACAGAGTCAAGCTTCTGAATGACCACGCCGTGGCCAAGTCTCAGCTTCAAAAGAAGCTTGGCCAGCTTCTGTATCTCACAAATCTGGAGAGG TCCCAGGACAAATCGACTGGAGGTCTCAATCCTGAGCCATGTCCCATCTGTGCGCGACCTCTGGGGCAGGAA TGGGCAGTGCTGACGTGTGGCCACTGCTTCTGTAACGAGTGCATTTCCATCATCGTGGAGCAGTACAGCATCGGCTCGAGGCGACGCGCCATCAAGTGTGCCATCTGCAGGCAGACCACGTCGCACGCCGAGATCTCCTACGTGTTCACCACACAGTCATCCAGTCAGGACCAGGACATCCCAGTCAAG GGAAGCCATTCTACAAAAGTGGAGGCAGTTGTGAGAACACTTAAGAAGATTCAAGTGACCGACCCCGGGGCCAAGTGTCTCGTTTTCTCCACG TGGCAGAGCGTCCTGGACATTATTGCCAAGGCGTTGTTTGACAACAATATGGAGTTTTCACAAATCAATGGGATTCACAAATTTCAG GAGAATCTGTGTTCCTTTAAATACGAAGACAAGATCAAcattcttctcctccctctccacaCGGGCTCCAACGGCCTGAACATCATTGAAGCCACGCACGTGTTGCTGGTTGAGCCCATCCTCAACCCGGCTCACGAGCTCCAGGCCATCGGCAGAGTGCACCGGATCGGCCAAACCAA GCCAACATTTGTTCACAGATTCCTCATTAAATCCACAATTGAAGAGAGAATGCAGACAATGCTGAAGACTGCAGAGAAAAG TCACACCAGCACAACCATGAAGCACTCGGAGGCTGCAGTATTGACAGTCGCTGACCTCGCTGATCTGTTCACCGATGACAGTGAACACTGA